The Gavia stellata isolate bGavSte3 chromosome 1, bGavSte3.hap2, whole genome shotgun sequence DNA segment TCTCTAACCTGCTCCTCCTCTACCAAGGATAactcttccttgctccagactttccctGTGGTTGCAGgggcctgggattcctgaaaaCAAATCTTACCAGTAAAGTCTGAGGCAGAGAGGACATTAAGTACCTCTGtctttttcatgtcttttgTCACTAGGTCCCCTGCCATATTCAGCAGCAGTCTGACATTTACCCTTGTCTTCCTTTTGCAGCTGGTAGACTTGTAGATGCCCCTTTTTGTTGCCCTTCATGTCTCTTGATTTAACTCCaggtgggctttggctttccaaACACCATCCCTGCATACTTGGATAGTGTTTTTATGTGCGTCTTGGGTCACTTGACCCTACTTCCATCTTTTGtatacttcatttttattattttatcagTAGCAtcttgttcatccatgcagatCTCTTCCTACCTTTGCTTGACTTTCTGCATGTTGGAATAGACCATTCTTGAGGATGGAGGTGATTCTAGAAAACCAACCAGCTGTGATGGCTGAACTCTAAATCCAGCTGAGTTAGAGGATGAGCAGGTTGTGTCTAGCAGCCTGTCATGTCTCTGGAGACTGCTGCACACTGAAAGCGTATGTTTTCCCAAATAAAAGGATATAACTATTCTTGGtggtaaaaatacttttgagaCTACTGGTAAATAGTAAACTCTCAGCAGTCTGCTCTTCCTGGGAACCATGTTTccatagaaattattttctgttccttctttcttttttgtatctTAATACTCTACTCACTGGCTTAGCAAAGACTCAGTGGTGTACATCATGAGGAAGTCCTGTCCGTTAAAAGCTCTTTCTTAACAGCAGACCCTgtgcctttttctgtttcaggtaCCTAACCACAAAAGTAGGTTCTAAAACTTCTGACATCTCTGATCCAGCAGATCTTGGTATTTAATTGTGGGGCTGTCTAAAGGATGGTACTGAATATGTATGGTAGCACTAGCagtggtgctttttttttttttaattcgtctccctgtttcagaaaaatgtatggCTCTGAAGTGACTACCTGGTGGACAGGTAGAAAAAGTCACTGTTTGggtatatttaaaatattaaaatttcaaTTCTCTGCTTGTCTGGAGATTGTGACTGAACTATGATTTCTGGTAGACTACTAGAAAACTGATTAGGAGGTTTGCAGTAGCTGAGCAAATCATAAAGAGGTTAGATAAAAAACCGGGATAGATTTGCTTCTATGTTCTTGATTCTAATTTTTTCAGGATTATGAAATAGAGTGTAAATGATAGGTCCTATGAGAGACGACCTAGCTAGGATTAAAATGTGAAGAGTACTGACGAGTAGTAATGCTCTAGGACAAATAtacctttaaataaaacaagtcTTGTAGACTAGGATGGaggaaaatggcctcaagttctTGTTCCGCAAGGTCCTTTTATCTCTGTCTCTTAGGTTCCTGACCACTATACTTCGGGGGATAACTATGTGATGTCCCTGTGAAGCAGGGAAGCAACTCTCTGTTTACTAATGGTGGTGATGAGAAGAAGTTGCTAGGGatcatgtaataaaaaaaagcattttactaATACATTATTAGGACTCAATATTTCATAAGGTGGTTTTGTCAGGGATGTAACTTCTGTTATTGAAGTCAGGAGAAAATACCCAAGTGAGGTCAACCTTTACTAAACATGTGAAAATTCCTCTCTCTTTATTTCCCCCAAAGATTTGAGTGGAACAGCTAAACTCTACAGAGGTGTTGGGTATCTGAGTGAAACAGTCTAAACAATAGCTGAGGAGAACTTTTCTGCCATTGCTACTGGCAGCCAGGACtaagaagcaaaacaaacagattGGGAGGAAAAATGTTGCAACAAGAGAGTTGGtttggaagaagggaaaatcaGTTACATGGGCAAGGAAAACCGGCGCCACAAGCAAGTGTGAACAGATGGTTGGAAGGTAGGGGCTAACATCAAAGATGTCAATAACAAAAAatgaaggagggagagaagaataAGGCTTGCAAAAGAAGGGGAAGGTTAGAGCAGGATGCTCGAAGAGTTTGAAGAAAGTTGGATGGTGAAGATAGGAGCTGAAGAAGTGGGTAGAAAACTCGACTTTCAGTACGCCTCCTGCCAGAACTTGTCATGTGACTGAAGCTTCTGGTATATGAGTTTCTCTGCTGGCAGAGAGTATCTGTGATGCCTGCTGGCCTGAAAAAcaggagggcagggggagcaaAACCCCCGCTTTGGTCTTTTATGGAAACTGATTTATAGACTGTCATCCTCGATCAACTTTTCTTACTGTTCCTTCCTTAAAAAGTAGGAAACATgcttgctgttaaaaaaaaaaaaatctaaagtgTAATCCTGTATTCAAATTAAGCTCTTTATTAATTGTCCTTAATTGGTGTCTTGGTACATGAGCAGTATGCTCCATCTTGCattaaatgaagatttttaaatgcctgtctTCCCTCCCAATAGTGGCCATGagagagaaattttaaaaggtggCAAAATCACTGAAACGATGGACTATATTGTAATCCATAACACAATGGACGCAGAATGCAGTTCTCTAGAGCACAGCCAGCTGATTTAGCTTGACCACCCTGTTAAGTCCTGCCAGCCTACCTCCTTCACCATGCGGTTCCCGACTTCTGGGATTAATTGTAATAACGAAGTTTTGCCAGTTCATCTCAGGAAAAATGCTCCTGTGGATAGAATGAGTAGGGGGGATGCATGACAGGGGGGGAGGGTAGTAAGATACCTTAATTCTTCTGCATAAGATGCATATTTAAAGCGTTATATTATTTAAGTTACTTGAGGCATTTCTGAACTTTTGAGTCCTTAACTTTGCAACTTTTTGGGATTTGCTATATGCTTTGAtaaagtaagtattttttttcttagtctgCTCTTACAGTTGTGTCttgtcttcccccccccccccatcttttCAGAGAGCTTCGCTTCCAAAATTTCTCATCAGAGGTCATCTCAGTTCTACAAACTGTATCATTACACAGCCACTAACAGGGGAGCTGGTAGTGGAGAATGCAGAAGCTGCAGTCAAAAGTATTGAGCTGCAGTTAGTACGTGTGGAAACCTGTGGTAAGTTTCTCTGTAAATGGACTGCGTGTAGACTGCAGTAATTACTGCTTGCActctttcagcttaaatatGAGATTGGCAAAAGCCATACAATTAAAAAGACTtgcaaaaaattgttttgcaCTTCAGGTGGAACAGTCCAAACATTAATTTAACCTCTGTGATCCTTAACTCAGAGTGCTAATGTGAAAACTTGCAGGTCAAAGGCCAAAATGTTTTGCCCACATATacccccttcctccccaagCCCAGtgtgtctttgttttaaattttggccactgccttctcttctctctttcccttcccctcctctccctctgaaTTTCCCACTTTCATCAGGGTGCGCGGAAGGTTACGCCAGAGATGCCACAGAGATACAGAATATTCAGATTGCTGATGGGGACGTCTGCAGGGGCCTACCCATTCCTATATACATGGTCTTTCCCAGGTTGTTCACCTGCCCTACCCTGGAAACAACAAACTTCAAAGTTGGTAAGTGCGTAGGACTTTACGCTGTGTTGGCGTCTTTCATCTGAGATAAGTTTCTAGTTTCATTTTAGCTTCTGGTGGGTAAGGGGATAAATTGCTGTCAGCACTGCAAGAAGAGTCAAGGACATCCATCAGTTTCCTGGTAGAGGTCTCCTGAACAGAGAGAACTGAACTGGGCTGCAGTTTGCTGTATTTCATATAGATTGAGAAAATACAGCCCAAATACTTCTAACTAAAAAACAATTGTGCAACTATTAAGCTACTTCTGATTAATAGAATTGTATGGTAAAGGGACCCGAGAAACAGTGTAATggcaggtaattttttttctgccaaaaaattACATGTGATTAAACACTTGAGTAATAGCTCAAGAATAAAATGCCAAGATGatcccttccttcttttcatcACCAGCAAGAACCCTTCCTTCCAttccctctcttttttgtttcccattCTCCTGCTGCACAGACTCACAAGTAGAAGAAGTAAGGTTAGGCTGTATGtgactttgcttttcttgatcTACACCACCTGCTTCTTCCTGCTTATTGTTGCCAAAATCCAACATTTTCCTTAACAAACACCTGAAATCTAGGATTTTCCTCACTTGTTCAAATAATTACTACAAAAATTCTCTTTGCTagactgtttttcttcccttcatccTGCTGGAATCTGttgggtttcatttttattttatttttttattttgttgtatcAGATTGAAGCTACAAGTCCCTGCCTTTATGGTCCTTCCCAACTGAAGCCCCTCCTACTTTTCTGCTGTGTATCTTGGACAAACGTGCACAACTAGTTTTTCAACTTTGCCTACCTGTTTATCTGTTCCCCCAAGAGCATTTTTGCACCTGCTAtgtacagtgattttttttttttccccaaaataatattcttctctttttgccATTTCTAGCTATTGAATAGTAATTTAGAGTGACAAATGGCTACTGTTAATGTAGTATCTACTTTTATTTATAAGAACAGTCTTTATATAGTTCTGAAGATTCTAAAAAAGGacaattattttcagttgtttatcTCTGGTTCCGTTCATTTATTAACTCTACCTGACTTTGTATTCTGTCTCCATTTCGGATTGATTATAGATCTGATaattgattttggttttgaacaaCACAATATAGTATCTAAAGAGTaggttttcttttgaaaaatgttttttgtagTTTGCAGGTATATTATATTTTGGTGTATCATGAGGCCATACATAATGCAGGATTCTAAGGCCATGTTACGTGCTGATAGCAGGGGAGGAGTCTGTTCCCTAACTCTTCCACCTATATGCCTCTAAAGAATGCATATTGGTGTGAGGCTCCTttcccaaaacattttaatcttAGATGTCTGAACGCTGCCCGTTGTCCAGAAGACTGTATGTTGTAGGTTTTTAGTGATAGGCAAATGAATCCAGAGGAATCCCAAAGATTAGAACAAGCCAAGGTTCTCTAGGGATGGTTCAAGGTCTGGGATGCCTGGGGTGAGGTTCTGCCTGGAGTACCCTGTTCATCCCTGCCACAGGAAAATCCAGGGTATTGAAACGGCTTGGAAAAGCCCTGTGAAGTGCTGTGTCTGAGAGCAGGAACTGCCTGCCTCTCATCCTACTGCTACAAGTCAGATTCATACGGAAGTCcttattttcctccccttcttccagagTTTGAAGTTAACATCGTTGTCCTTCTGCATGATGATCATCTCATCACAGAGAACTTCCCACTGAAGCTCTGCAGGATGTAAATACTCAGAGGAGAATCACTTAAGGATTTACTGGAAAAGGACAAAATTCTTCAGAGGCAAAGTGAAATTTTATCTGTGTcttattttaactgaaaacacaGTACTACTTCTTGTTCTTCCTGATGGTAGTTCTTGTGCTTTCAGTGCTCTCTAAATCTTGCTACCACTTTGCCTGCCTTGCAACAGCCAACATGGATGTATCTATCCAGGCAGCCTTGTCAGCTGTCTTTCTGACTTCAACAACCatgttttccccattttttttctcagatgaaTCCTGAAGGAATGATTCTGTGTGTTTCTACAACTTGTAGAAATATGTAGTAAGTTTCCCTCCTTACTTCATTTTGTAATACTGGTTCCAAAGTCCTTTAAAGACTCTTAAACCTAGTAAGTCCTGTTATACATATGGTATGTAGATACAcgggtgggggtgggggggacacaggaGGGACATGACTTGTAATATAATACTGAATAATGTCTTTAAAGGTGTAATAAATGGTGCTACAACAATGCAAGGTGGTGGTGTGGGATGAGTATCACAAGGTGAATGTGAAATTGTGTTGTGAAATGATACCAAGTATATTCTGGTCAAATTGGGAATATGAACCTATATTGGAGGACTGCTTAGAGCTGAAGTTGTTTTGCGTGTGGTTTTTCCCTCCGTTGCATGGGCTCTTCCCTGAATCTTTGCTATTTGTGTAAAATAGCACTGAAAAAGACCAGTCCGAAGTTTTAAGCATGAGAATATACTTACTCTTTGCATGATACCATCTTCCCTTTTGTAAGACTGCTGCAGCTCGGTTTTgatgtgaaaaagaaacaccTGTCATGTGACAAACAGCATCCTGGAATGGTTGCAGACCTGTAGTGGGCAGGCTCCATGAAGTGGTggaaaaactgcattaaaaaacttctctgctctggcaccttATGCCTTCAGGATGCGACTTGTCATTATATGAATAACCACCCCAAGGGAGAGGGGCTGGTCACTCTCTTTGATTATGTGGGTTAATATTACCCTTGTTCAGCTTACTTAAAGTATGAATGTAAACACCAGGAAAGGAGTAAGTTAAGGTAAATACATGAAAGTGTTTGTAACTATACATCTTAAAGGAACTATGTAGGAAAACTCTTTCAGCAAGAAATAACCTTCCCAACACAAACAGAATGTAGATTTTGATGTTGGTTTAAGTTAACAGAAGAGCCATTTAATGCTAATTGTGAATTTTCCATACAATATTACATGGGATGAAGGCAGGCTAAGTATATAAAGTGTAAGTATAAAGATGGCAACCGAAAAGACAGAATTAAGAAAACTgccaaaaaataatttcctttagctTTATCCAGCAGCATTGTCAAGCAGGAAAATGGAGTAGTTCTAGGTTTGGCCCTGGTTCTGTATCATCTGTTTTTTAGGAATAAACATCTGAAATTCTTATTTCAGTGACTTAAAGCAGTTGCAGGGGGAGGAGCTATTTACTAAACTTTAACACTTCTCCAAGATCAGGAAATGGTACAGGATGATTTTTGGAAAATGCAAGCCACTCTTTCTGGTCCACAGGATGTTGTGAGAGTGCCACCTGCTGCTCAAAGGGGCATTATCACCTCCCACCTTCAAAAGTTACATGGAAAGATGGACTGGCTTTCATCCTGCCTCGAGCCCCAGCATCCAGTGTCCATCAGCTCTCTTGGTGCAGAATTACAACCTGCTCAACCACCCCCCTCCTGTACAGTAACAGTCCTGGGCAGGACTTTCTAAGGCCTTCCTTTTTAAAGGTGTGAATGAACTATCTCTGGAAATCACTATAATAAGCCTTTCAGCTACTGGGAgtcagggaagaggaaggaacaTAGATCAAAAACCATCCTGCTTATTTGGGAACTTGGGGTCATGTCTGTGCTGCAGGTATAGGAAAAATAAGACTGGCTGGTAACAAGCAAGTGTATGTAAGTATCAGTTCAATGCACTAACAGTAAGTAAGTGCTGTCTTCCAGCCAGCTCGTCCTTATTACCTCAAGGCATGCTGTGTTCTATTTGGAGAACACTGTCCAGTATAGCACCTGTGGGACTGCTTTGCCACTGCTTAGCAGGTCAAGGATACCTCTGCTCTCAAAAACTGTCCTAACTGCCAAGGACTTACACTGCTTTTGTGAAAGGTAAAAGATGATTATATAGATGTATCCCCCACCCTGGAAAAAATTATGGAAGCTGAAAAGGATGCACATGCTGAAATCCTGAGCAGCAGAGCACCTAATGCCTCAGGGAGCAAGGTGCTTTAGCTTTCTGGCATGTAGTAGATTAGATTACTCACCAATAACTTTGACTTAGCAAAAATattacacaaaaaacccacatcagCTGCagtagtaattttatttttgatccAAGTGTAATTAATATACTGattaatcacagaatagttttaAAACTTCATCTGGAGGATACATACTCATTTGGGGAAACAAATGATCCCTAGAATTAGCTAGCTTAATCTCATATAATCAAGTTAAAACTGCTTGTAGCCAAACAACAGTCACACTCTATTTTCAGAGTGGTTAGGCTGTACACGCTCTAGTCCTGGCCTTTTGGCTATCTGAGACAAATTTTACAGTGACAAAGGTACTCTGGCAAGCTCAGACTTTTAAAGCAGTAGGATAATCAACCATTCTTTCAGCTGTTTATATCCTGTACCTTACACTGTTGATGAACATCCCTGCACAGAATACAGATGCAGTGTATTGCTTcgtcaaaaataaaaatcatgtaaTTCTGATTCAAACAGATCAGCTCTTCAGTGACGAGGGAAATTCAAACCATATTTCAAGATTAAAGAATTGAGCCATAGTATTCCAACCCAATGatacacaaacagaaagaatCACATGAATACTTAAAAATTCTTGCCTCAAAATATTGCTAGAAGTCATTATTTAAACGATTCCAATTATTAGCTATGGATTTATGCAGAGAAGGGAGCTGCAATTATATGAACTGCATTCATAATGATCACAACAAGCCTGATTTGAATCCTGCAGTTAAATTGTAATTGTTTATGCCAGAGGAAGGTAATGTCTTGGCTGTTCCAAATTCTGCTAGTCTGTTACTCAGATCACCTACCTGTTTGatagaatttattttcagtgcagtGTAAACTCTGAAGGAAAACCCCTGCTTTACGGGAATTATACACCATCCTTTGAGAAAAGTAGATACAGTAGTTTCAATATCCCTTAGCCAAAACACCCCACCAGTTTTGTGTGCTGCTGGTCTCTGAACTACAATGGCTTCATACAGGAAAAGTGCTGGATCTTGGAGTATGCTCATTTGATTCTGCAGGTGCCACAGCAGTACCAGCGTCGTGGCTTAACTCTACATGTATTTAAATACTGAATCAGTCTGAGTTCTACTACCATTTTTAATAAAGCCAGGGTTCTGTCTCTTTCTAGGCATCATGTTTCTGTTCCTTATCATGGTGGTTATTCTGCAGCCACTTCGCATCTTACTGTAACGTGTTCAAATAAAACAAGGTTTAGGCATATTTGTTCCGTGCAGGAAGCTCAGGAAAGTCTTCAGGTAGCAGAGCATGAACGCGGCAGATAGGGCAGGTACTGGAATGTTGCTTAAGCCATGTTCTAATGCACTGCAAGAACAGGAAGATGATGTTGAGGAAACAAGGTCTGGTACAAAGAGTTCAGCCTAAGTATGTTAATAATCACCACTAATGGTAAGCACTTTTCCAGCATGTTCTATGTTACTaaaatttgcaattaaaaaaccaTTCTCCAGTTCTGATGCTGTGCTGATCAATTTACATTTGCACCTATTCTGCAATAACAAATCAGCAGTAAACACGTAAGGTAATGGGAAAGGTCACAGACAGAAGTATCAAGCTATTCTAACACAATCCTGACACTCTTACTACATGATGTTATAAACACAACTGCTATCAGGTGGCAATGCAGGGTCTATAGTGGTAGCCCATGCTGTAAGTATGCTGCAAACAAATCTGTGACTTGACTACCAAATTTATTCTCCAAAGAATAAGCTTAAATTCACTCTGATGGATTatcatttccattaaaaatctAAACCTGGAAACTTTCTGACACAGTAAGACCATATATATAGCAAGTCTTGGTGTACAAAGtacataaaagaaaactgtgCACTGTTCTTCAAGCACTGAGGGTAAGAGGGGGGAGGGTTGCTTTTAGAAAGTGGAACAACGGCATAACTGAACAGAGGTCATAAACATTTGCATCTAAGTGATAAGAACAAAAATCCTTACTTCTCTGTGAAAACGATGCCCACATTCTAGTTCACATGAGTCTCTGCTTAGCTCATCATGACATATTGTGCAAGGATCATCACTGGAGGCCTATACATAAGATGTTAAGTTATTTGAAAGCTAGCAACAATTTATCAACAAGTTCTAATAAGTTAATGATGTTCCTAACTTTAACCAAGTATATTTAAGCTTTTgtacataaaatgttttttcagcaaTACTTTGATTATTTCATGTCTTACAAGAAGTACATGGCAATCACTTCACATTCATGGAAACAGTGGAGAACTTACTGTATAGTCTAGTTTTTTCCATTTAGATTTAGGTGTTACTCTAACATTTCCCCAGGGCTGGAGATGTGGCTGAGATGGATTTTTATGCACAGGTCTTGCGCTGGGTGGGTTGGGCACATTGCCTTCTGCAGGTACTTCCCGACTCCGAGTTCCAGTCGGTGCTGGTGAAGCACAGGATGTTGACTTCACAGGTCTCCCTGTTGAAGTTGGTGCCTAGACAGGTGTTGGAAAAGAATTTGGAGCAAGTTTGTATTTCAAAACTTGACAGCAAAGGGAAGTTTGCATTCTTTTCTGGACTGTGCCGCGCCGTTTCCTCTGTTGGAGATGCACAGTAGAAAAGGCAGCAACTACATACACGACAGTACCTTACTTTGCTGGTCCAGAATGAGTTCTGTCACTCTGCTTAGAATTTCGTCTAAGCTCAAACCTGACAATGTAttcccatttcttctttgtACATCTTTTATGAAGCTAGTGAAGTCTGAACTGAAGGGACAAAAGAGACATAATTACTGACTGGCAATACTGTGGCTGTTACCAGCATTAGAGAACACTGTAGCTTCCATGTTTGATTCTCAGCAGTAGAGCCTTTAAAAAGATACTAACTTCTCAAATGAACTGTAGTAACTGCTTCCAATACCTCTGAATAAAACTAGGGTCTAGCCACCTTAGTCGTAAAAAaagctaataataataataacactTCTATCTGCTGGTGGTTctaaagaaaacccaaaacaggTAAGCCAACACCATAGGTCTATTCCCTTAAGGAATGTCTCATTgaatgggaggggagggaggggaacaACTAATATTACTGTTCTGGTGAAACAGAAGCCATCTACTAAGAAATCAATTCTTTTTGTACTTCATCATTAGATTGTCAGAACTTCTGTTACTCAACATAACATTACACTCATTAAAACAAATACCTGTTGTAGTTTGGAAATATACTCTGTAGATGcacaataatattttcaaatgcttttggaATCATTTTGTTGTTTGGAAATCCAGAAGGCCTCAGTTGTATAGCTGAGTCATCTTGGTGGTTCTGGTGTGGCTGGACATTCTGAGTATTACTTCCAGAAATCCCTGACGGGCAAGATGCCAAAACTTTATCAGAATATGATCCTTCCAGAGGTTTGGAGTGTGTTTTCACTGACCCACCGCTTGCAGAACAAGACTTAGAATTTGCATATGCTGGCTTAACTCCGGCCTGTGTATTAGATGAAGCATGTGTTGGACCTGGATCTTCAGAACTTGAAAATGCAGGAAGTAAATTAGGATGTGCAGATGCAGAGGAATAGATGACAATGGCTGGATCACTGACTGGAGGTCTGCCTTGTTTTGTCTAGGAAATAAACagatttcacaggaaaaatagTGGTTAAAGTAAATTAAGTAGAACTCTCGAGCATTTGCAGCATGGACTATGACACATTTGGTCATGCTAAGGACCTGTAAGATAAATTGGTAAGACCTTCATTTGCTTTACCTAGGTAAAAATATTGTACAAAGGTGCTCTTTAATATGCACTGAATATAGACAACCTGTCTGAAACAGCATTAAATAGGAGACAACATATGCAAACTGTTCCTTTACCTTATTCTTGCTTTGCTAAAGAATGCATGGCTGTTGGACAGCTATAAGTTGTAAAGAAGTATAGCGTGAACAGAACTGCCATcaatttgaaaatacaaaatttactttttcacttttaaCTGATTATATAATCTATATATAATCCAGTGTAac contains these protein-coding regions:
- the VPS26C gene encoding vacuolar protein sorting-associated protein 26C isoform X4, whose amino-acid sequence is MGTALDIKIKRANKVYRCGPIQIINSTIEMVKPGKLPSGKTEIPFEFPLHMKGNKVLYETYHGVFVNIQYTLRCDMRRSLLAKDLTKTCEFIVHSLSQKGKLMPSPVDFTITPETLQNVKERASLPKFLIRGHLSSTNCIITQPLTGELVVENAEAAVKSIELQLVRVETCGCAEGYARDATEIQNIQIADGDVCRGLPIPIYMVFPRLFTCPTLETTNFKVEFEVNIVVLLHDDHLITENFPLKLCRM